The nucleotide sequence GAACGCTTCGCCGACGCCTACGACCGCGAACTCCAGGCCTGGGTCGACGCCGCCCGCACCGGCCGCACCACCGGCCCGACCACCTGGGACGGCTACGCCGCCACGGCGGTGTGCGACGCGGGCGTGCGCTCCCGCCGCGAAGGCCGCCGCGTCGCGGTCGACCTGGCCGACCGCCCCGCGCTGTACCGCTGAGCCCGCGCGTGGCGCCTCAGGCGTGTGGAGTGGGCCGGTAGACCAGCTCCTGGATCCGGCCGTCGAGGGTCCGCTGGTCCAGGAGTTCGAGGTCGAAGTCGGCCGCGCCCCGGAAGATCGGGGCCAGGCCGTTGCGGCCGGTGATCACCGGAAACAGCGTCACCTGGAGGCGGTCGACCAGGCCGGCGGCCATCAGGGCCCGGTTCATCGCCAGGCTGCCGTGCGAGCGCAGCGGCACGTCGGACTCCTCCTTCAGCCGCGCCACGACATCGACGGCGTCGCCGCTCGCGACCGTCGCGTCGGGCCAGTCCAGCGGACCCCGCAACGTCGTCGACACCACGGTCGCCGGCAGGTGCCGCATCCGGGTCACCCACGGGTCGAACACGTCGTCCCCTTCGGAGGCGTCGGCCACCATGCCGACGAACTCCCGGTACGTGTTGGCGCCGAAGACCATCCGCTGCTCCGCGGAGTACTGGGCCAGACGGTGGTCCAGCAGCTCGGGCCCCTGTTTGCCCCAGTACCCCGTCCAGTCGCCGCAGGCCGCGCCGAAGCCGTCCAGGCTGGAGAAGACGTCGAAGGTGTAGGTGGCGGTCATGGTGATCTCCTCGAAAACGGTCGTCCGGGTCCGTACCTGCAGACCCGAGCCAGCGGCGAAACTCATCGCCGCAGGGCGACCGGGTTCCCGAAACGATCCCGCCACAAGCCGACGCCGGCGCGTGCGGCCCGCGGGCAGGGCACGGCACGGCCACGCGTCGGCCGAGAGCCGGTGGGGTACGTGTCAGTCTTGGCGCCGCGGGGCGCGCGGGATTTCGGACACGGGGGGCGGTCGGTGGCGGTGGCGGGGCCGGTGCATGTGGTGTTCGTCCACGGACTGTTCTCCTCGGGGGAGACCTGGGAGCCGTTCGTCGGGCTCATCGAACAGGACCCGGAGACCGCGCCGGTCGTGCGCGTGCACCGCTTCGAGTACGCGTCCCCCCAAGCTGCGGCTGAGCCCGGCGCGCCGCATCGCCGAGGTCGAGGACCTGGCCAGTTCGCTCGACGTGTACCTGCGGCACCATGGTCCCGCCGGGGGAGCCCACGATGCTGGTGGGGCACAGCCAGGGCGGGCTCATCGTGCAGCGCTACCTCGCGATGATGGTGCGCGCCGCACGGGCCCGCGAACTCGCCCCGGTCCGCCGGATCGTGCTGTCGCGTGCCCGAACAACGGCTCGGAGTTCCTGCTGTCGCTGCGCCGTCGCGCGGACGTTCCCGCGCGGGGCACCGGCGTCCGGTCGTCGCCGCGGCCGGGACCGCGTCGGCCCTCCGGGAACCGTCCGCGGGAGTGCGCGCGGCGACCGGTGATTGTCCCGAGCCAGTAAGTGAGCGTACACTTACCAAGGCCCCGGGGCGGACGCGGCCGTGCCGCCGCGTTCCGCGGGGCGCTGCGATGTCCCGACGGCGGCACAGGAGGCGCGGCGTGAAGGTGCTGGTGGTCGGCGGCACCGGGCCGACCGGGCCGTACGTCGTGCGCGGGCTCCTCGGGCGCGGCGACGACGTCACGATCTTCCACCGGGGCGTGCACGAGCCGCCGGAATCGGCCGACGTCGCACACATCCACGGCGACCCGCACTTCCGCGAGTCCATCGACGACGCCCTCGGCGCGCGGACGTTCGACGTCGTGGTGGCGATGTACGGGCGGCTGCGCCACCTCGCACCGGCCCTCGCCGGGCGCTGCGGCCGGTTCGTCGCCGTCGGCGGAGTGCCCGTCTACCAGGGCTTCTTCCCGACCCCCGGGCAACGCGCGCTCCCGGTCCCGGTCACCGAGGACCATCCGGTCGTCCGGGACGCCGCGACCGGGGCCACGGCGTTCTCCCGGCGCCTCGCCGAGGCCGAGGCCGCCGTCTTCACCCACCACCCGCGGGCGACGGTGCTGCGCTTCCCGATGCTGTTCGGGCCGAACAACGCCCGGCCCGCCGAGTGGTCGGTGGTCAAACGGGTGCGCGACAAACGCCCGTTCATGATCCTCCCCGACGGCGGCGGTCAGCTCCACACCCGCTGCGCCGCCGCCAACGCGGCGGCGTTCGTGTCGGCGGTGCTGGACGCGCCGGAGCCGTCCGCCGGGCAGGTCTACAACGCGGGCGAGGCCACGAGCTGGTCGCTGTCCGAGTGGGCCGCGGCCGTCGCCCGGCTCATGGGCGCCGACCTCGAACTGGTCGGTCTGCCCCGGGAGATCGCGGTCGAGGCCACCACCGCGCTGCTGCCGCTGGCGGGCACCACCGCGACCCACGTCGTGGTCGACACCGCGAAGGCCCGGCGCGAACTCGGCTACACCCCGGCCGTCGACCCGCGCGACGCGCTCGCCGCACTCGTCGCCTGGTACGCCGACCACCCCGGGATCGACCCGGCCGGCAGCCCGTCGTTCACCGACCGGTTCGACTACGCGGCGGAAGACGCCCTGGTGCGCGCCTACCGGTCCGCCGCCAAGACGGTGGCCGCGAGCGTCGAGCAGCGGCCCGCGCCGCCGGTGCACAGCATGCCGCACCCCCGTACGCCAGGGAGGACGGACCACCGGGGCCGCTGAGCGAGACCGCGCGGCGACGTGAGCCGCGGCGAGACAAGCAGGCACGTGCCGTCCGGCGTGCGCACGAGGGGAGTGGTGGTCGTGTCCGACCTGCTGCGCGGCCGGGTGGCCGTGGTGACCGGCGGTGCGAGCGGGATCGGCCGGGCGACCGTGCGGCGCTTTCTCGCGGAGGGCGCCCGCGTCGTCTTCGGCGACCTGCACGAGGCCAACGCCGCGCGGCTGGTGGAGGAGACCGCCGATCCGGACCGGCTGCGGTTCGTCCCGACGGACGTCACCGACGAGACCTCCGTCGCGGCTCTGGTCGCCGCCGCGACGGACGGGTTCGGCGGGCCCGACATCCTGTTCAACAACGCCGGGGTCGGTGGTGCCTTCGGTCCCCTGGTCGAGATCGACGCGGCCGACTGGGACCGGACGTTCGCGGTGATCAGCCGCGGGATGTTCCTCGGGACGAAGCATGCCGCCCGCGCGATGATCGCGCGGGGCGACGGCGGAGTGATCGTCAACAACGCCTCGGTCGCGGGCCTGGGCGGAGGCGGCGGCCCGACCGCGTACTCCGCGGCGAAGGCCGCGGTCGTCAACTTCACGGCCAACGCGGCGGTCGAGCTGGCCGAGCACCGCATCCGCGTCAACGCGGTGTGCCCGGGCCTGGTCGACACCCCCTTCGTGATGGGCCGCGACGCCGCCGCGATCGAGGCCCGCCTGCCGACCTTCCAGCCCTGGCCGGAGTTGGGCCGCGCGGAGGACATCGCCGGCCTCGTGCTGTATCTGGTCGGTCCGGACAGCACCTTCCTGACGGGGGCGGCCGTCCGCGCGGACGGCGGCATGCTGGCCTGGGGCCCGCGCATGACCGAGACCTCGGACCCCCGCGGCCGAACCCGCCGCTACACCGGCTTCACCGAGGGCACGACGGGACGCCGCACGGTGAAGCGGCCCGTTGACGGCGCCTGACCACGGGCGTCGCGTGCCTCGTCCTGAGCCGATGCGTCCTCGGCAAAGACTGATCATCACACTAATAACAGGCCAATGCTCGCCGGTCTCAGGACTCCGGCCGCAAGCGCGGTGTCGATGCCCGGTCTCCGGGCGGGTCCGACGCGCGCGGGCCGCGCCGGGTCGCGACGCCGCCCGATGCGGCGGCGGGGCCTTCTCGTTCGCTACATTGAACAAAGGTTCAATCAATCCGCGCCGCCGCCCCCCATCTTGTCCTTGACGGCCCCCCGACCCTATGTAAACAATTGTTCAATCAGGCCTCGGCGGTGCCACCGCGTCGGTGGTCCGGCCGGGGCCGCACGACGGGCACCACCCGGGCGACCGAGCCCCGCACGGCCCCGGCCCTCAGGCAAACAACCGCGTGCGTACGGCAGTTCGGCCGACCGGCCGGACGATCGCGCACTAGAGGAGGTGTTGTCGGTGACTACTGCCGACGCCGTGTATTGGGACCCGTACGACCACGCGCTGGTGCAGGACCCGTACCCCATCTACAAGCGGCTGCGCGAAGAGGCGCCGCTCTACTACAACGAGAAGTACGACTTCTACGCGGTGAGCCGGCACAGCGACGTCCAAAAGGGCCTCGGCGACTGGCAGACCTACTCGTCCTCGCGCGGCGACATCCTCGAACTCATCCAGGCCGGCATCGAGTTCCCGCCGGGATCGCTGATCTTCGAGGACCCGCCCGTCCACGACATCCACCGCCGCCTGCTCGCCCGCATCTTCACCCCGCGCCGCATCGCCGAGCTGGAGCCGAAGGCCCGGGCGTACTGCAAGCGCGCGCTGGAGCCGGTGACCGGGGCCGACCGCTTCGACCTCATCGAGACGCTGAGCGCCGAGATGCCGATGCGCGTGATCGGCATGCTGCTCGGCATCCCCGAGGCCGACCAGGAGATCTTCCGCGACCGCACGGACGCCGCGCTGAGCACCGAGGGCAACCGCGACCCGAAGATGCGGGCCCAGGAGAACAACCTCTCCACCGAGGAGTTCCGCGACTACGTCGAGTGGCGCAAGACGCACCCCTCGGACGACCTGATGACCGAGCTGATGACCGCCGAGTTCACCGACGAGAACGGCGTCAAGCGCACACTGACCGACGACGAGGTCATCACGTACTGCACGGTCGTCGCCGGTGCCGGCAACGAGACCACCGGCCGCCTCATCGGCTGGTTCGGCGCCACGATGGCCCGCCACCCCGAGCAGCGCGCCGAGCTGGTGGCCGACCGGTCGCTGATCCCGAACGCCATCGAGGAGATCCTGCGGTACGAGCCGACCGGCCCGTTCACCGCGCGGTACGTCGCCAAGGACGTCGAACTGCACGGCAGGACCGTCCCGGCCGGCAGCGCGATCCTGTTCATCCAGGCCGCCGCCAACCGCGACCCCGAGCGCTTCCCGGACCCGGACCGGTTCGACATCCACCGCGTCACCCAGCACATGAGCTTCGGCGTCGGAGCCCACTACTGCCTCGGCGCGGCACTCGCCCGGCTCGAGGGCCGGGTCGCCGCCGAGGAGATCCTGAACCTCTTCCCGACGTGGGAAGTGGACTGGGACAACTCCGAGTTGGCCCAGACCTCCACCGTGCGCGGCTGGAAGACCCTGCCGCTCGTCATCCGCTGAGCCGGAAGGGCCTGTTCATGACCGACCAGTGGAAAGCCAGCGTCGACCAGCGGGTGTGCGTACGCACCGGCCTGTGCGCCGCCACCGCACCCGGCGAGTTCGACCTGGACGAGCGCGGCCAGGGGCGCGCCACCGCCGAGGTGCTGCCGGCGACCCAGACCCTCAGGGACGCCGCGGAGTCCTGCCCCGTCGAGGCGATCCTCCTCGACGACGCGGCCACCGGGGAGCGGGTCTTCCCGCCGCAGTAGGCCATGCCGCGCAGCTGTCGCGTTCCTGGCCGGGAGACGCGACCCGCGGCCCCCATGCCCGCCTCCCCGGCGGGCAGAACGCGGGGGCGCGGCGACGGGAAGACCGTCGCCGCGCCCCCGCGGCGTCTCTCGGGCACCGTCGCGCGCGCGACGGTGCCCGGCGTGCCCGTCAGGGCTTGCGGGCGACCCCGCCGAACTCGATCCACTCCGTGGTCTCCTGGACCGCCGCGTCGACGCCGTCCGGACGCCACGCCGACGCCTCGCCGAGCCCGGGTTCGAGCGGTTCGAGGCCCGCCTCCGTGATGAAGGCGGCCACCTCCTTCGCGGTACGCACGCGGCCCCAGTTGCCCCCCGTCGCGGTGAGCATGAAGTCGCTCAGGCGCTCGCGCACCTCGTCGTCCTCGGCCACCAGGTGGGACACCACCACGAAGCTCCCCGGGGCCAGCCGCTCCACGACGCGGCGCAGCAGCCCGCCGGGGTCGTCGGTGTCCGGGATGCAGTGCAGCACCGAGACGAACAGCGCCGCGACCGGCTGGTCGAAGTCGATCAGCCGCGTCACGTCCGGGTTGCCCATCACACCGTCGGTGTCGCGCATGTCGGCGGTGATCACCGTGGTGGTGGCGTTGTCCGCGAGCAGCGCGCGGCCGTGGGCGAGCACGATCGGGTCGTTGTCGATGTAGACGACCCGCGCCTCGGGGTGCACGGACTGCGCGATCTGGTGGACGTTGTCCTGCGTCGGCAGGCCGGAGCCGTGGTCGAGAAACTGCTTCACGCCGTAGTCCCGGGCCAGGACGCGCACGGCCCGCTGGAGATAGCGGCGGTTGTTGATGGCCAGCGCCTGCGTACCCGGCGCGGCGGCGGCCAGTTGATCCGAAGCCTCACGGTCGGACTGGAAGTTGTCCTTGCCACCGAGGTAGTAGTCGTACATCCTGGCGACGCTCGGAACCGACACGTCGATTCCCCGAGGCACCCATCCCGCTGTGGGATCGTCGGCGTGCTGGTCGGACACCCGTACCCCCGAACATAGTTGACGGCACATCAGCCACTCTGGCCAATGGTGTCCCAGCTTATCGCCGCAGGTCCGGCGCGGGGTCCACGCGTTCCGGGCTTTTCGGACCGGAACAGGGCGAGTTCGCGAATTCCCGTGGGGACGCCGCCGGAATTCGCGGATTCAGCGCCGGGACCCCACCGCGAGACCACACCCGAGCAGCGCGACGGGCAGGACGCCGGCCCACTCCGGCGCGGTGCGCAGGACGGCCATGCAGACCGCCGACCCCGCGATCAGCGCCGCGAACCGGGCGGGCACCCACAGGTCGGGACGCGCCGTCCCCACACCCCGGACGATGTACGCGGCCAGCGTCCCGGTCAGGTACGTGGTCGGCGCGGCTGTCCTCCCGGCCGCCACCATCGCCGCCGACTGGACGCCCATCGCCACGGCCGCGCCGAACTGGAGGGCATCGCGGGCGGAACCGCCGGGGCTCCCGCCGAGGGCCGCCCAGACGGCCGCCCCGGCGGCCAGGAGGACCGCCTCCCCGCCGAGGCACAGCCGCACCGAGCGAGGCCACCGCGGCTCGGTGCCGGAACACCGGCGGGTGGCCAGGGCCGTCGCCGCGGTTCCCAGCGCGAAACCGGCCAGCGCCAGCAGCGCCGCGGTCACCCCGGTCTCCCGGCCGCGCCCGATGGCGATGCCCAGCAGTGCGAAGTTGCTGGTCATCACCCCCGCGAACACGTGCCCCAACGCGACGAAGGAGACGGTCTCGACCGCCCCGGACGCCGCGACCAGGAGCACCACCGCCACGTGCTGGGACGGTCGGGGGCCGGCGGGGGAGCGCGCGGCGGGCGCGGTGCCGGGTGGCGGCTGGGCGTCACTCACAGCGACGGAGCATAACGCGCAATCCATGACATAAGGCCTCTTCTGCCGCGGCGACGAGCCCGACGCGGCTCGGGACGACGCGACCGGGCATCTCGACTAGCGTTGCCAAGGAGCGACACGCTCGATTCCGGCGCGGGTCCCGGCGCCGCCCGCGGCGCCGGTGTTGCGAGGCGTTCGCCGCCGCCCGGCAGCGTGTCCGGTGCTGTCGCGTCCGCGTCGGCCGGGCACCGCGGCACACCCGCGACATCGTGAACTCGGGGCCGACTCGGGGCTGCTGAGAGGAGTCGGCGATGCCCTTCGCCACCGCCGCGGACGGTACGCGGATCTTCCACAAGGACTGGGGGACCGGGCAGCCGGTCGTCTTCTCCCACGGCTGGCCGCTGACCGCCGACGCGTGGGACGCCCAACTGAAGCTGATGGCCGACAACGGGTTCCGCGCGATCGCCCACGACCGGCGCGGCGGCGGCCGGTCGGGCCAACCGTGGGACGGCAACGACCTCGACACGTACGCGGACGACCTCGCGGCGGTCATCGAGGCACTGGACCTGCGCGACGCGATCCTCGTCGGCCACTCGACCGGCGGCGGCGAGGTGACGCGCTACCTCGGACGGCACGGTTCGGGCCGCGTCGCCAAGGCGGTCCTCGTCGGGGCGATCCCCCCGCTGATGCTCAGGACCGACGACAACCCCGAAGGCCTCCCGATCGACGTCTTCGACGGGATCCGCGAGGGCGTCGCGTCCGACCGCTCGCAGTTCTACCGGGACCTCAGCGAGACGTTCTACGGCGCCAACCGCGACGGGTCGACGGTCACCCAGGGGATCCGCGACCAGTTCTGGCTGTGGAGCATGACGGTCGGGATCAAGGGCGCGTACGACTGCGTCAAGGCGTTCTCCGAGACGGACCTGACCGAGGACCTGAAGGGCATCGACGTCCCCACGCTGATCGTGCACGGCGACGACGACCAGATCGTGCCGATCGTGGCGTCCGGCGACAAGTCCTCGAAGCTCGTGCGGGGCGCGGTCTACAAGGTCTACCCGGGCGCACCCCACGGGCTCGCCATGGTCCCGAGGTTCGCCGACCGGTTCAACGCCGACCTGCTCGCCTTCGCCCGCTCCTGAGCGGCGCCGGGAGCATGAGGGACAGGTGGCCGCCCATGATCCGTGTCCTGCGCATCCTTCTCCGCGGAGCCGCCGCCGGGGCCGCCGGGACAACGGCGCTGAACGTCGTCGGCTACGCCGACATGGTGCTCCGCGCCCGGCCGGCCAGTACGACGCCCGAGATGACGGTGCGCCGGCTCGCCCGCACGCTGCACCTGCGCATCCCGGGCGACGGCGAGGCCCGGGAGAACCGCGTCGCCGGACTCGCCCCGCTGACCGGCTATGCCGCGGGCGTGGGCATGGGTGCCGCGCTGGCCCTGGCCCGGGCCGCGGGGTGGCACCCGGGCACGCTCCCGCGGTACGCCGTCGCCTCGGCCGGCGCCCTGGCGGGCACCAACGGGCCGATGACCGTCCTCGGCATCACGGACGTGCGGACGTGGTCCGTGTCGGACTGGGTCTCCGACCTCGTCCCCCACGTCGCGTACGGCGTGGTCACCGTCTGGGTCCTCGACAACCTCGCCCCGGTCGCCACCCGCGAACGCTGAGCGCCGCCGAGGAGGTTCACGGCGGCGCCCAGGCTTCACGGCAGCGCCCGGGCA is from Yinghuangia sp. ASG 101 and encodes:
- a CDS encoding dihydrofolate reductase family protein; this translates as MTATYTFDVFSSLDGFGAACGDWTGYWGKQGPELLDHRLAQYSAEQRMVFGANTYREFVGMVADASEGDDVFDPWVTRMRHLPATVVSTTLRGPLDWPDATVASGDAVDVVARLKEESDVPLRSHGSLAMNRALMAAGLVDRLQVTLFPVITGRNGLAPIFRGAADFDLELLDQRTLDGRIQELVYRPTPHA
- a CDS encoding SDR family NAD(P)-dependent oxidoreductase, which translates into the protein MSDLLRGRVAVVTGGASGIGRATVRRFLAEGARVVFGDLHEANAARLVEETADPDRLRFVPTDVTDETSVAALVAAATDGFGGPDILFNNAGVGGAFGPLVEIDAADWDRTFAVISRGMFLGTKHAARAMIARGDGGVIVNNASVAGLGGGGGPTAYSAAKAAVVNFTANAAVELAEHRIRVNAVCPGLVDTPFVMGRDAAAIEARLPTFQPWPELGRAEDIAGLVLYLVGPDSTFLTGAAVRADGGMLAWGPRMTETSDPRGRTRRYTGFTEGTTGRRTVKRPVDGA
- a CDS encoding cytochrome P450 — translated: MTTADAVYWDPYDHALVQDPYPIYKRLREEAPLYYNEKYDFYAVSRHSDVQKGLGDWQTYSSSRGDILELIQAGIEFPPGSLIFEDPPVHDIHRRLLARIFTPRRIAELEPKARAYCKRALEPVTGADRFDLIETLSAEMPMRVIGMLLGIPEADQEIFRDRTDAALSTEGNRDPKMRAQENNLSTEEFRDYVEWRKTHPSDDLMTELMTAEFTDENGVKRTLTDDEVITYCTVVAGAGNETTGRLIGWFGATMARHPEQRAELVADRSLIPNAIEEILRYEPTGPFTARYVAKDVELHGRTVPAGSAILFIQAAANRDPERFPDPDRFDIHRVTQHMSFGVGAHYCLGAALARLEGRVAAEEILNLFPTWEVDWDNSELAQTSTVRGWKTLPLVIR
- a CDS encoding ferredoxin, with translation MTDQWKASVDQRVCVRTGLCAATAPGEFDLDERGQGRATAEVLPATQTLRDAAESCPVEAILLDDAATGERVFPPQ
- a CDS encoding SAM-dependent methyltransferase, which gives rise to MCRQLCSGVRVSDQHADDPTAGWVPRGIDVSVPSVARMYDYYLGGKDNFQSDREASDQLAAAAPGTQALAINNRRYLQRAVRVLARDYGVKQFLDHGSGLPTQDNVHQIAQSVHPEARVVYIDNDPIVLAHGRALLADNATTTVITADMRDTDGVMGNPDVTRLIDFDQPVAALFVSVLHCIPDTDDPGGLLRRVVERLAPGSFVVVSHLVAEDDEVRERLSDFMLTATGGNWGRVRTAKEVAAFITEAGLEPLEPGLGEASAWRPDGVDAAVQETTEWIEFGGVARKP
- a CDS encoding DUF1275 family protein gives rise to the protein MSDAQPPPGTAPAARSPAGPRPSQHVAVVLLVAASGAVETVSFVALGHVFAGVMTSNFALLGIAIGRGRETGVTAALLALAGFALGTAATALATRRCSGTEPRWPRSVRLCLGGEAVLLAAGAAVWAALGGSPGGSARDALQFGAAVAMGVQSAAMVAAGRTAAPTTYLTGTLAAYIVRGVGTARPDLWVPARFAALIAGSAVCMAVLRTAPEWAGVLPVALLGCGLAVGSRR
- a CDS encoding alpha/beta fold hydrolase, translated to MPFATAADGTRIFHKDWGTGQPVVFSHGWPLTADAWDAQLKLMADNGFRAIAHDRRGGGRSGQPWDGNDLDTYADDLAAVIEALDLRDAILVGHSTGGGEVTRYLGRHGSGRVAKAVLVGAIPPLMLRTDDNPEGLPIDVFDGIREGVASDRSQFYRDLSETFYGANRDGSTVTQGIRDQFWLWSMTVGIKGAYDCVKAFSETDLTEDLKGIDVPTLIVHGDDDQIVPIVASGDKSSKLVRGAVYKVYPGAPHGLAMVPRFADRFNADLLAFARS